A region of Toxorhynchites rutilus septentrionalis strain SRP chromosome 1, ASM2978413v1, whole genome shotgun sequence DNA encodes the following proteins:
- the LOC129781658 gene encoding uncharacterized protein LOC129781658 → MEWEGQCDENAVPQYKDLLSFILKRLRTLQMCKPNLSQPVTSSIKPNRGKSSSHVVSERVVKCPNCKQPHAISQCESFLNLSPKTRLDFVKKHQLCINCLRGGHLAKDCRSSLCRTCAKRHHSLLHLPPVTSVPSVVDEEASTSTTCIAVGSADNIVPHAGNLFPRSVAPSVVHSHNSPQANGSSSVVVSFPHSRAVNSPSLSSSVYPSESNEPLPSCSYDSTILPNPIAKPRETMVFLSTALVRVQDANGIGHYARALLDSGSQSNFISESLCQKLGLKRTRINIPVSGIGQATVSVRYSVQVALASRFGKFVQDIDCLVLPKLTVSLPSCHVDISRWNIPRNLPLADPKFNISHGVDLIVGAELFFMLIESHQMILADNYPTLQKTLLGYVVCGKYSTNMVKTVAFHVATEADLNVQLEKMWEVENFDVGKSLTPAEQDVENHFLQTVSRDTEGRYIVRLPFRESMAPLLGDAFDQAVRRLLLMEKRFVRDKDLQDAYVKFMDEYERLGHMEVGSRDAGPQYFLPHHAVHRPESSTTKTRIVYDASSKGTGALSLNDVLHTGPTVQPPLLSTVLNFRMPQYVFTADAEKMFRQMWVYPEDRRYLKIVWRRDPSLPLQVYQLKTVTYGLACSPYQSARVLIKLAEDEGQNYPLAVEIVRSRFYVDDVLAGSDSLEEATEICRQLRELLDLGGFSLRKWSSNNQAVLRHVPTDLWESAPQMELCRSTVTALGLLWSPQSDCFGFKVPQLADLRIVTKRIVVSETAQLFDPLGLLGSIVISARMFVQQLWAKNISWDEELSPKDSEWWMEFRKELGLLKQLDIPRRVLSNPDRNYQLHCFCDASEKGYGCCVYVVGPDGEEHLTSHLLVTKARVAPLRGLSVPRLELCAAVVGSQLVNKLRNETDFSGPVTFWTDSTVVLYWLRAPPSNWKVFTSNRIAEVQRLTKGSEWRHVPTEHNPADRISRGIRPSQLREDILWWYGPPFLKHPVTCWPEALPNSTPSRISEVNSEARQIVALSCLEVDDSIISKFSDLGKLLRTVAWCKRFSYNIRREAKERTIGRLTPAEIEGALKSLIRLAQVTTFSSEINQLTTKNQDFKRDVVSDSKSPLRNLNIFLDDNGLLRLDGRLANMDGPYNTKFPLLLPAKHHLS, encoded by the coding sequence ATGGAATGGGAAGGACAGTGTGACGAAAATGCCGTCCCACAGTATAAAGACCTGTTGAGCTTCATTTTGAAACGGTTACGCACACTTCAGATGTGTAAGCCAAACTTAAGTCAACCAGTGACAAGTTCCATCAAGCCCAACCGTGGCAAATCTTCCTCTCACGTTGTTTCTGAGCGTGTGGTAAAGTGTCCCAACTGTAAACAGCCTCACGCAATCTCTCAGTGTGAGTCATTTTTGAATCTATCTCCGAAAACTCGATTGGACTTTGTCAAGAAGCATCAACTTTGCATTAACTGTCTGCGTGGAGGTCATTTGGCTAAAGACTGTCGCAGTAGCTTGTGTCGGACCTGTGCAAAGAGACACCACAGCTTACTACACCTTCCTCCCGTTACATCCGTTCCGAGCGTAGTAGACGAAGAGGCTTCTACATCCACTACTTGCATAGCAGTTGGTTCAGCAGATAACATCGTCCCACATGCGGGAAACTTGTTTCCGAGATCGGTAGCACCATCGGTGGTGCACTCACATAACTCACCACAGGCAAATGGGTCGTCGTCGGTAGTTGTATCGTTTCCGCATTCGCGCGCCGTTAATAGCCCCTCTCTCTCGTCGTCGGTTTATCCGTCTGAATCTAATGAACCACTTCCTTCTTGCTCTTACGATAGCACGATATTGCCCAATCCGATAGCCAAACCTCGAGAAACAATGGTGTTTTTATCCACTGCGTTAGTACGAGTACAGGACGCCAATGGTATTGGCCACTATGCCAGAGCCTTGCTCGACAGTGGGTCGCAATCCAACTTCATATCGGAGTCATTATGTCAGAAGTTGGGATTGAAACGCACTCGCATCAATATACCCGTAAGCGGAATTGGTCAAGCAACAGTCAGTGTACGTTATAGTGTGCAGGTTGCTCTCGCTTCTCGATTCGGAAAATTCGTACAGGATATAGATTGTTTAGTGCTCCCGAAACTAACTGTGAGTCTTCCTAGTTGCCATGTGGATATCTCGCGGTGGAACATTCCACGAAATTTACCATTGGCGGACCCAAAGTTCAATATTAGCCATGGAGTGGATTTGATTGTTGGGGCCGAACTTTTCTTCATGCTGATAGAATCCCATCAAATGATTTTGGCTGATAATTATCCTACGTTGCAGAAAACTTTGCTTGGTTACGTCGTATGCGGCAAGTATTCAACAAACATGGTCAAGACGGTGGCATTCCATGTGGCCACTGAAGCTGATTTAAACGTTCAACTCGAGAAGATGTGGGAAGTAGAGAACTTTGACGTTGGCAAGTCTCTCACCCCAGCTGAACAGGATGTCGAAAACCACTTTCTGCAAACCGTGTCACGCGATACTGAGGGACGATACATTGTTCGCTTGCCCTTCCGGGAATCGATGGCTCCCCTGTTGGGTGACGCCTTCGACCAAGCAGTTCGACGTTTGCTGCTTATGGAGAAGCGGTTTGTTCGGGACAAGGATCTGCAAGACGCCTACGTAAAATTCATGGACGAGTACGAACGATTAGGGCACATGGAAGTTGGTTCACGCGACGCGGGCCCACAATATTTCCTTCCCCACCATGCTGTTCATCGTCCGGAAAGCAGTACAACAAAAACTCGAATTGTCTACGATGCTAGCAGCAAGGGAACCGGTGCTCTTTCCCTCAACGACGTCCTTCACACTGGTCCCACGGTCCAGCCACCACTGCTATCCACCGTGTTGAATTTCCGGATGCCGCAGTACGTCTTCACTGCGGATGCGGAAAAAATGTTCCGCCAAATGtgggtttatccagaagatcgGCGATATTTGAAGATCGTCTGGCGACGCGATCCCTCGTTGCCACTACAAGTGTACCAGCTGAAGACGGTGACCTATGGACTTGCGTGTTCACCGTACCAATCCGCTCGAGTACTCATCAAGCTCGCCGAAGATGAGGGACAAAACTACCCGCTCGCTGTGGAAATTGTGAGGAGTCGTTTCTATGTTGACGATGTTCTCGCTGGGAGTGACAGCCTCGAAGAAGCCACCGAAATTTGTCGCCAACTACGGGAGCTACTCGATCTAGGAGGATTTTCGCTCAGAAAATGGAGTAGCAATAACCAAGCCGTCCTAAGACACGTCCCCACTGACCTGTGGGAAAGTGCGCCTCAGATGGAATTATGTCGTTCGACGGTGACTGCTCTAGGTCTTCTATGGAGTCCACAAAGCGATTGTTTCGGCTTTAAGGTCCCGCAACTAGCAGACTTGCGAATTGTGACCAAACGCATTGTTGTGTCTGAGACTGCTCAACTGTTTGACCCTCTAGGTCTGCTTGGCTCAATAGTGATTAGTGCTAGAATGTTCGTCCAACAACTTTGGGCCAAAAACATCTCATGGGACGAAGAACTTTCTCCAAAAGACAGTGAGTGGTGGATGGAATTTCGAAAAGAGCTGGGCCTCCTCAAACAGCTTGATATTCCTCGTCGTGTTCTATCAAATCCAGACCGCAACTACCAGCTCCACTGTTTTTGTGACGCCTCTGAAAAGGGCTATGGCTGCTGTGTTTATGTCGTTGGTCCTGATGGAGAGGAGCATCTTACCAGCCATCTTTTGGTTACCAAGGCTCGAGTAGCCCCATTGCGCGGATTGTCGGTGCCACGTCTCGAGCTCTGTGCAGCGGTGGTTGGAAGTCAATTGGTGAACAAATTACGAAATGAGACGGACTTCTCGGGACCAGTTACCTTTTGGACAGATTCGACAGTAGTGCTGTATTGGCTTCGTGCTCCGCCGTCCAATTGGAAAGTGTTTACCTCTAACCGTATCGCCGAGGTGCAACGACTCACCAAGGGTTCCGAATGGCGACATGTTCCAACGGAACACAACCCAGCTGATCGCATTTCACGTGGGATACGCCCTAGTCAATTAAGGGAAGATATCCTATGGTGGTATGGGCCACCATTTCTCAAGCATCCGGTTACCTGCTGGCCTGAAGCACTGCCTAACTCTACGCCCTCTCGGATCTCGGAAGTAAATTCCGAAGCACGCCAAATTGTCGCATTAAGCTGCCTGGAGGTCGATGATTCTATTATCTCCAAATTTTCCGACCTGGGGAAGCTCTTGAGAACAGTCGCATGGTGCAAGCGATTCTCTTACAATATACGAAGGGAGGCTAAGGAACGTACCATTGGCAGACTGACTCCAGCAGAAATCGAAGGGGCTCTCAAATCACTTATTCGCTTGGCACAAGTAACTACTTTTTCCAGTGAAATAAATCAATTAACTACTAAAAATCAGGATTTCAAACGTGATGTCGTCAGTGATTCTAAATCGCCTCTAAGGAATCTCAATATTTTCCTCGACGACAATGGGTTACTTCGCCTGGATGGTCGTTTGGCAAACATGGATGGTCCATATAATACAAAGTTCCCCTTGTTGCTCCCGGCAAAACATCATTTGAGCTGA
- the LOC129781642 gene encoding uncharacterized protein LOC129781642 — translation MKKSSNKKSCIRKSVQLKNLHRKRENLLGSALLIQKFNEAFEATQVNQVAIRIERLDHLWDKFEDTEDDIEALEDQEDGFSETRQEFQNLYFELKASLVSKLPRPAAAHPSSPDLPPPSRSVPHTTQSISVKLPEIKIPEFGGKSDEWVEFRDLFKSLVHTNTQLSSVQNLHYLRSSLQGEASRLISSLAITADNYPVVWKTICDRYENRNFLVKQHMSAILKVPNVKRESGSALAELADEFNRHVSIWKRPKRIGIHS, via the coding sequence ATGAAGAAGAGTTCGAACAAAAAATCATGTATTCGGAAGTCTGTTCAACTGAAAAATCTGCATCGTAAACGGGAGAACTTACTTGGGTCTGCTTTACTTATCCAGAAGTTCAATGAAGCGTTCGAGGCTACTCAAGTTAATCAAGTAGCGATTCGTATTGAAAGGTTAGATCATTTGTGGGATAAATTCGAGGACACGGAGGATGATATTGAAGCGTTAGAGGATCAGGAGGACGGGTTCTCGGAGACTCGTCAGGAGTTTCAAAATTTATACTTTGAGCTGAAAGCATCTTTGGTTAGCAAGCTACCGCGCCCTGCTGCTGCACACCCATCTTCTCCCGATCTACCTCCACCATCTCGAAGTGTACCACATACTACCCAATCCATTTCAGTGAAGCTTCCAGAAATAAAAATCCCTGAATTCGGAGGCAAATCGGATGAATGGGTCGAGTTCCGTGATTTGTTTAAATCTCTGGTGCACACCAATACACAATTGTCGTCAGTTCAGAATCTTCACTACTTGCGCAGCTCATTGCAAGGTGAAGCATCTCGTTTGATCTCGTCGTTGGCGATCACTGCAGATAATTACCCCGTCGTATGGAAAACGATCTGCGACCGGTATGAAAACAGAAATTTTCTCGTGAAGCAGCATATGTCAGCGATTTTGAAGGTTCCCAACGTAAAAAGGGAATCAGGTTCAGCCCTCGCTGAGTTGGCTGATGAGTTTAATCGACATGTGAGCATTTGGAAGCGCCCGAAGCGCATTGGAATTCATTCGTAG